Proteins co-encoded in one Epinephelus moara isolate mb chromosome 11, YSFRI_EMoa_1.0, whole genome shotgun sequence genomic window:
- the si:ch73-174h16.4 gene encoding leucine-rich repeat-containing protein 14 — translation MVLSLVRLCAKEVVSDHSSSPCWLRWVPRELYRPLLEASFTSCRPLAVNELVQRWPERTLRVGGRRKQGQTSPNRLCIQALLLAVVRGLSDQRCALQLLDLCGLQGDEGGTGDPMGGWSLTVALCTMVVQARAGAQRAQRERKRFSALEREKDVKRERGQRKKGKETNVEGNDRESMGSCGILSEEELAKGVRRRMEAERKTGTAVTGVGGSRKETDEKEVNNDVVVHVRADLFVNARSWERVRGALNTQGPLKLQCRYLRVEEISVSSIKTLLGLLPPQGLLGIDVRYSSLGVAGLAELLPLLSTFPALNSLRLHYCNLDFRRDHAGQEETLRELCQGLTQLRELRRLSLTALRLPGQLRVLLSSLPQPLEILELPYLSLSPADLAYLSCSHHASTLQQLDLSENRLDENTLTSIRRLLSQASTSLQHLSLSGCGLTDSLLRLLLASLGGCRALKSLALALNPLSIAGLMDLVRMAVRMPSLRQLLYPNPLEDYQPGLPDLPSSAQLLDWPLDEATDINITSSQLNRVLIDSGRSDLFLTCDLLNYDKDLVD, via the exons ATGGTGCTTTCTTTGGTGAGGCTTTGTGCTAAGGAGGTGGTGAGTGACCACAGCTCATCACCCTGCTGGCTGAGGTGGGTTCCCAGGGAGCTGTACAGACCGCTGCTGGAGGCCTCCTTCACCAGCTGTAGACCGCTGGCTGTGAACGAGCTGGTGCAGAGGTGGCCTGAACGCACCCTGCGTGTCGGCGGAAGGAGGAAACAGGGGCAAACTTCGCCAAATCGACTCTGCATCCAGGCTCTGCTACTTGCAGTAGTCAGAGGGCTCTCGGACCAAAG GTGTGCGCTGCAACTTCTTGACCTCTGTGGGCTGCAAGGAGATGAAGGAGGGACGGGAGACCCCATGGGAGGCTGGTCTCTGACTGTAGCTCTGTGCACCATGGTGGTTCAGGCCAGAGCTGGAGCACAGAGggcacagagggagaggaagaggttCTCAGCtctggagagagagaaggatgtgaaaagagagaggggacaGCGGAAGAAGGGAAAGGAAACAAATGTTGAGGGGAATGACAGAGAGAGCATGGGGTCATGTGGGATCCTGAGCGAAGAGGAGCTGGCTAAGGGTGtcaggaggaggatggaggcaGAGCGGAAAACAGGGACTGCAGTGACAGGTGTGGGAGGCAGTAGAAAGGAGACAGATGAAAAAGAAGTAAATAATGATGTGGTGGTGCATGTGAGAGCTGATCTTTTTGTAAACGCTCGATCCTGGGAGCGTGTTCGCGGGGCTCTGAACACACAGGGGCCCCTCAAGCTTCAGTGCAGATATCTACGTGTGGAAGAGATTTCAGTTTCTAGTATCAAGACTCTGCTAGGCCTCCTGCCTCCGCAGGGTCTTCTGGGCATTGATGTCCGCTACAGCAGCCTTGGGGTGGCCGGTTTGGCTGAGCTgctccctctgctctccacctTCCCTGCACTGAACTCTCTTCGCCTGCACTACTGTAACTTGGATTTTCGCAGAGACCACGCTGGCCAGGAAGAGACCCTGAGGGAGTTATGTCAGGGGCTGACACAGCTGCGAGAACTGAGGCGCCTCAGCCTCACTGCGCTGCGCCTGCCTGGACAACTGCGTGTGTTGCTTAG CTCTCTGCCTCAGCCTCTAGAGATACTGGAGCTGCCCTATTTGAGCCTGAGCCCTGCCGACCTCGCCTATCTGTCCTGCAGTCATCATGCTtccacactgcagcagctggatCTAAGTGAGAACCGTCTGGATGAGAACACCCTGACCTCCATTCGCCGCCTCCTCTCCCAGGCTTCTACTAGCCTGCAGCACCTCTCCTTAAGTGGCTGTGGCCTGACTGATAGCCTGCTGAGACTCTTGCTGGCCTCGCTGGGAGGCTGCAGGGCCCTCAAGAGCTTGGCTTTGGCCCTGAATCCACTCTCCATTGCTGGCCTCATGGACCTGGTTAGGATGGCTGTGAGAATGCCCTCTCTCCGTCAGTTACTGTACCCCAACCCCCTGGAGGACTACCAGCCGGGCCTCCCTGACCTGCCCTCAAGTGCTCAGCTTTTAGACTGGCCGCtggatgaagccacagacatcAACATTACCAGCAGCCAGCTCAACAGGGTGCTGATAGACAGCGGGCGCTCTGACCTCTTTCTGACATGCGACCTGCTCAATTATGATAAAGACTTGGTGGACTAG
- the wdr97 gene encoding WD repeat-containing protein 97 has protein sequence MVAVGEETRTTTVLFPNPTLRLLSHGNGTSNGRTLGKQSLFKQDVKQDTGKVNHSESKQHVFTHGLHRLHHFSCDSPVQFMMYSEAAAAFISLHSDNTVCLYKADGHKQTTSAHLPFMGLTDTKIPGYVVGWGPGPVFTLLDHDLRPLDAAHDALDIRVCQAAEHSAELVTAGFGNVCVWSVMLMRCMVKIQEELQHSTFTQMALAPPRSDKPHRAFVVCRRVVTVVDLDARKVLEHKRDLCSRDITAITYCSQLDCLITACEELSIRIWGPDWELRATFVGHNGVVNSLFYSSALNMLLSASVDCTICCWNVEKGDMVSCVHTEQENPLLCIGGTKTGDIFSSSHQGVDMWTIRTLYTLHCKLREDEGAPLRQILASPFPAPYPARLLCVSGDSDITLLAAETGAVLTSFKAKQRILCAEYCLQKELLLALTDTGTVLQANTLTNPISLMQEWKGRGQGPWQHGEHVTENKAQHLPIPGPACCLILYSYVAETQASIEEWRSLQETRGYSQRDKTALDDDKNKFLIILGQSGGCVSVLEIDNGKVLHRVPAHNGQKVTTMQVYPENSYLLSAGEDMTVVVWRVNPHFQECLSQQLSLHCGQPQVCLAALGLQLTLTFQEPSSDPYNLIHLNLLNQSQTDHLTKGGHADHFTGLCVCPDLEVFVSSSLDGTVCMWSKENHLIRTLQLNAVPECLAYSRCGGELFLGIKGDLYRMNCADFLPHNYQQMRLYTYCSEPLPDIHTVENKEKCSKRKNASTKKYKEKELSAVTSNLLLTQDMWRYKEYESSVTPNMDLGALRCKKGKPFSTKEIRKDAFDRYMKIIYGLPHNIKIDLEDTFDPDKLEINSVYPEPNDDKPHNLPTLMEDVCPEPIKIPVNVERKKEKKAPATVSKPKTLMKIKPQPVDRLTPKKPIRVKYEEPPEIISPTEQPKPKTPIPRPRHPTTLTPREPTPTVPTFLKQFADAGWFKDLYPDKKCIPSTLSPGDFSLQLLGRLNTCSTPFKLKILAALQALHSQGLLHNTDRLYQDLIDLVPKFARPHMSSEERAALVEMLNLLMRLKSASCDFVKKLLTLLALKKLGLRETVLRILTALGVNEVEQWLWPELESWDSELQDQSNIWKSLHDRADSWLQIWINKYKESNRYLCLSTAKKKPLTFSMVDVLNYFCSVQKEEHREAQCVALAGCGDTVLLPLCDCSSQPLLHQGETYSMARIWRPPGLILPPLRNRPFLMHCPKFISLPFARVTLLPFHIYSDEDWVKVTPRRYFIPQQSYVEYYR, from the exons ATGGTGGCCGtaggagaggagacaaggacaACAACAGTGCTCTTCCCCAATCCTACCCTGAGGCTTTTGTCTCATGGGAATGGGACATCAAACGGGAGGACGCTTGGGAAGCAGAGTTTATTCAAGCAGGATGTGAAGCAAGATACGGGCAAG GTAAACCACTCTGAGAGCAAGCAGCACGTGTTCACTCATGGTCTCCATCGCCTACATCATTTCTCCTGTGACAGCCCTGTGCAGTTCATGATGTATTCTGAGGCTGCAGCAGCATTTATTAGCCTCCATTCAGACAACACAGTTTGCCTTTACAAAGCTGATGGCCACAAGCAGACGACCTCAGCACACCTCCCTTTCATGGGCCTGACCGACACAAAGATCCCTGGCTATGTGGTGGGTTGGGGCCCAGGGCCTGTCTTCACACTGCTGGACCATGACTTACGCCCCCTGGATGCTGCTCATGATGCCCTGGACATACGTGTGTGTCAGGCTGCAGAGCACTCCGCAGAGTTGGtgactgcaggttttggcaatgtgtgtgtgtggtcagtgaTGCTCATGAGGTGTATGGTGAAGATACAGGAGGAGCTGCAACACAGCACTTTCACTCAAATGGCATTGGCTCCCCCGCGATCTGACAAGCCCCACAGAGCCTTCGTTGTGTGCAGGCGGGTTGTGACGGTGGTCGACCTTGATGCTAGGAAAGTTTTGGAGCACAAGAGGGATCTCTGCTCACG AGATATCACCGCAATTACGTACTGCTCTCAACTGGACTGTTTGATCACTGCATGTGAGGAGCTCTCCATTAGAATATGGGGTCCAGATTGGGAACTTCGTGCGACTTTTGTAGGACATAATG GTGTGGTGAACTCTTTGTTTTACTCGTCTGCATTAAACATGCTGTTATCAGCCTCTGTGGATTGTACGATCTGTTGCTGGAACGTGGAAAAGGGTGACATGGTCTCATGTGTCCACACAGAACAGGAAAACCCGCTCTTGTGCATTGGAGGCACTAAAACAGGAGatattttctcctcctctcaccaGGGAGTTGACATGTGGACCATCAGAACCTTGTACACCCTCCACTGTAAACTCAGAGAGGATGAAGGAGCCCCACTGAGACAAATCCTAGCTTCCCCCTTCCCTGCTCCTTACCCTGCACGACTCCTCTGTGTGAGCGGGGACAGTGATATCACGCTTTTGGCTGCAGAGACAGGAGCAGTGTTGACTTCCTTCAAGGCAAAGCAGAGGATTTTGTGTGCCGAGTACTGCCTGCAAAAAGAGCTTCTGCTGGCTCTGACTGACACAGGTACGGTGCTCCAAGCCAACACACTCACTAATCCAATCTCTTTGATGCAAGAGTGGAAGGGGAGAGGCCAGGGGCCCTGGCAACATGGGGAACATGTGACTGAGAATAAGGCCCAGCATCTGCCGATCCCTGGCCCAGCTTGCTGTCTGATACTCTACAGTTATGTGGCTGAAACACAGGCATCTATAGAGGAGTGGAGGAGTTTGCAGGAGACAAGAGGATACAGTCAGAGGGACAAGACAGCCCTTGATGATGACAAGAATaa GTTTTTGATCATTCTTGGCCAAAGTGGAGGCTGTGTGAGTGTTCTGGAAATTGATAATGGGAAGGTCTTGCACAGGGTGCCGGCACACAATGGCCAGAAAGTCACCACAATGCAGGTGTATCCTGAGAACAGTTACCTCCTCTCTGCAG GTGAGGACATGACAGTGGTAGTGTGGAGAGTAAACCCGCATTTCCAGGAGTGTCTCAGCCAACAGCTGAGCCTGCACTGTGGCCAGCCTCAAGTCTGCCTGGCAGCGCTGGGGCTCCAGCTGACTCTGACCTTTCAAGAACCCAGCAGTGACCCCTACAATCTGATACACCTTAACCTACTCAACCAGAGCCAGACTGATCACCTAACCAAGGGAGGACATGCAGACCACTTCACAG GATTGTGTGTCTGTCCTGATCTGGAGGTCTTTGTCTCCAGCAGTCTAGATGGgacagtgtgtatgtggagCAAGGAGAATCACCTCATCAG GACGCTGCAGCTGAATGCAGTGCCTGAGTGTCTGGCTTACAGTAGGTGTGGAGGGGAATTGTTTCTTGGCATCAAAGGGGATCTGTACAGGATGAACTGTGCAGACTTCCTGCCACACAACTATCAACAAATG CGCCTTTACACTTATTGTTCCGAGCCCCTTCCTGACATCCATACTGTTGAGAATAAAGAAAAGTGCAGCAAAAGAAA GAATGCaagcacaaaaaaatacaaggaAAAGGAGCTGTCAGCAGTCACCAGCAATTTACTGCTGACCCAAGACATGTGGAGATACAAG GAGTATGAGAGTTCAGTGACTCCAAACATGGACCTAGGTGCACTCCGATGCAAAAAAGGGAAGCCTTTCTCTACAAAGGAAATCAGGAAAGACGCTTTTGATCGCTACATGAAGATAATATATGGGTTGCCCCACAATATTAAG ATTGATTTGGAGGACACCTTTGACCCAGATAAACTTGAGATAAACTCAGTTTATCCTGAACCAAATGATGACAAGCCTCATAATCTTCCAACCTTAATGGAGGATGTCTGTCCTGAGCCTATAAAGATTCCTGTgaatgtggagagaaagaag GAGAAAAAAGCTCCAGCAACAGTCTCTAAGCCAAAGACCCTAATGAAAATCAAGCCACAGCCTGTTGACAGACTGACACCCAAAAAACCCATCAGAGTGAAGTATGAAGAG CCTCCAGAGATCATTTCTCCAACAGAGCAACCCAAACCCAAAACTCCTATTCCACGTCCTCGCCATCCAACAACCCTAACACCGCGGGAACCCACCCCTACAGTGCCAACATTCCTCAAACAGTTTGCGGATGCTGGCTGGTTTAAAGATCTGTATCCCGATAAAAAG TGTATCCCCAGCACCCTGTCACCTGGGGATTTCTCCCTGCAGCTGCTGGGCCGTCTAAACACCTGCAGCACTCCATTTAAGCTGAAGATCCTGGCTGCACTGCAGGCACTGCACAGCCAGGGACTCTTACACAATACAGACAGGCTTTACCAAGACCTCATTGACCTGGTGCCCAAATTTGCACGACCTCACATg tcaTCTGAGGAACGGGCTGCGCTTGTTGAAATGTTGAATCTGTTGATGCGTCTCAAATCTGCCAGCTGTGACTTTGTGAAAAAGCTGCTCACTCTTCTGGCTCTTAAAAAACTGGGTCTGCG AGAAACAGTGCTGCGCATACTTACTGCATTAGGTGTAAATGAGGTTGAGCAGTGGTTGTGGCCAGAGTTGGAGAGCTGGGACTCGGAGCTGCAGGACCAGTCTAACATCTGGAAGAGCCTCCATGACAGAGCAGATTCTTGGCTGCAGATATGGATCAACAAATACAAA GAAAGTAACAGGTATCTGTGCCTCAGTACAGCAAAGAAGAAGCCGTTAACCTTCAGCATGGTGGACGTGCTGAATTATTTCTGCTCtgtccaaaaagaggagcacaGAGAGGCCCAATGTGTTGCACTTGCTGGTTGCGGAGACACTGTCCTTTTGCCGCTGTGTGACTG TAGTTCTCAACCACTCCTTCATCAAGGAGAGACTTACAGCATGGCCAGAATATGGAGGCCACCAG GATTAATTCTGCCTCCACTGAGAAACCGTCCCTTCCTCATGCACTGCCCCAAATTCATCTCTTTGCCGTTTGCTCGGGTCACTCTTCTCCCCTTTCACATCTACTCAGACGAGGACTGGGTGAAGGTCACACCTCGCCGCTACTTCATTCCGCAGCAGTCGTACGTAGAGTACTACAGATGA